One stretch of Vogesella indigofera DNA includes these proteins:
- a CDS encoding site-specific integrase, whose product MEKIAHYLAAATRDNTRRSYAAAIRHFEVEWGGFLPATSDSMARYLADHAETLSVNTLKQRLAALAQWHQQQGFPDPTKAPVVRQVLKGIRALHPTQQKQALPLQIRQLEQLVAWLDAGIEQAARQQDHAARLRCRRDKALLLLGFWRGFRGDELLRLQIENIELVAGEGMNCFLAQSKSDRQLQGRVFRVPQLSRLCPVSAYGEWLADSGLREGAVFRGISRWGVIGVDGLHINSLIPLLRRLFTAAGLPEAARFSGHSFRRGFANWASASGWDVKTLMAYVGWKDIQSAMRYIDAADPFARQRIERSLPSPLTLSPQAD is encoded by the coding sequence ATGGAAAAAATCGCCCACTATCTCGCCGCCGCCACCCGCGACAACACGCGGCGCAGCTATGCGGCCGCCATTCGTCATTTCGAGGTGGAATGGGGTGGTTTCCTGCCGGCCACCTCCGACAGCATGGCGCGCTACCTAGCGGACCATGCCGAGACGCTATCGGTGAACACGCTGAAGCAAAGGTTGGCCGCACTGGCGCAGTGGCACCAGCAACAGGGCTTTCCCGATCCGACCAAGGCGCCGGTAGTGCGCCAGGTGCTGAAGGGCATCCGCGCGCTGCATCCGACACAACAGAAACAGGCGCTGCCGCTGCAAATCCGGCAGCTGGAACAGCTGGTTGCCTGGCTGGATGCCGGCATCGAACAGGCAGCACGGCAGCAGGATCACGCTGCTCGCTTGCGCTGCCGCCGCGACAAGGCCTTGTTGCTGCTCGGATTCTGGCGCGGTTTTCGTGGTGACGAGCTGCTGCGCCTGCAGATCGAAAACATCGAACTCGTCGCCGGTGAGGGCATGAACTGTTTTCTGGCGCAATCGAAGAGCGACCGCCAGCTACAGGGGCGCGTGTTCCGGGTGCCGCAGCTGTCGCGGCTATGCCCGGTTAGTGCCTACGGCGAATGGCTGGCCGATAGCGGGTTGCGCGAGGGCGCGGTGTTTCGCGGCATCAGCCGCTGGGGCGTGATCGGTGTGGACGGCCTGCACATCAACAGCCTGATTCCGCTATTGCGCCGGCTGTTTACCGCCGCCGGGCTGCCGGAGGCGGCGCGCTTCAGCGGTCACTCCTTCCGACGCGGCTTTGCCAACTGGGCGAGTGCCAGCGGCTGGGATGTGAAGACGCTGATGGCCTACGTCGGCTGGAAGGACATCCAGTCGGCGATGCGCTATATCGACGCCGCCGATCCGTTTGCGCGGCAACGCATCGAACGCAGCCTGCCGTCGCCTCTGACCTTGTCGCCGCAAGCGGACTGA
- the pgi gene encoding glucose-6-phosphate isomerase, with protein MARQRHAAINSTPVWARLHQHQRATRHVHMRELFEQDAQRFYRYSLELDGLLLDYSKNRITDRTVELLLELADAANLKQWLQWMRDGERINVSEQRAVLHTALRQPAGNSVLLDGVNVVDEVQQVLAACNRFAEQVRSGDWRGYDGQPIRDVVNIGIGGSDLGPLMVHEALRPYCQPGLNVHFVSNVDGQHLAQTLEQCQPATTLFIVASKSFTTPETLLNAHAARRWLVAAAGDAAVGRHFVAISSNRPAVQAFGINAANMFGFWDWVGGRYSVWSAIGLPVMLAIGPDQFRQFLAGGAAMDEHFFSATFARNMPVLLALLGIWYNTFYGAHTHAIMPYDHGLRRLPAHIQQLDMESNGKRVGRCGERLDFDTGPVIWGEEGVNSQHAFFQLLHQGTRLVPCDFILPLNSHYPQGDQHRVLVANCLAQTEALMRGKSEAEVLREMAHLPGDELDMLLPQKLFPGNQPSNTLALDRLTPYTLGMLLALYEHKVFVQGVIWGVNSFDQWGVEYGKQLAAQLLTEMGGKASAPHDASTSGLMRHFQERFHG; from the coding sequence ATGGCGCGCCAGCGCCACGCCGCGATCAACAGCACGCCGGTGTGGGCGCGGCTGCACCAGCACCAGCGCGCCACCCGCCACGTGCACATGCGCGAGCTGTTCGAGCAGGATGCGCAGCGCTTTTACCGCTATTCGCTGGAGCTGGACGGTCTGTTGCTGGACTACTCCAAGAACCGCATCACTGACCGCACCGTCGAGCTGCTGCTGGAGCTGGCCGATGCGGCCAACCTCAAGCAGTGGCTGCAGTGGATGCGTGACGGCGAGCGCATCAATGTCAGCGAACAGCGCGCGGTGCTGCACACCGCGCTGCGCCAGCCAGCTGGCAACAGCGTGCTGCTGGACGGCGTCAACGTGGTGGATGAAGTGCAGCAGGTGCTGGCGGCTTGCAACCGCTTTGCCGAGCAGGTGCGCAGCGGCGACTGGCGCGGCTACGACGGCCAGCCCATCCGCGACGTGGTCAATATCGGCATCGGTGGTTCCGACCTTGGCCCGCTGATGGTGCACGAGGCGCTGCGCCCGTACTGCCAGCCGGGACTGAATGTCCACTTCGTCTCCAATGTCGACGGCCAGCATCTGGCGCAAACGCTGGAACAGTGCCAGCCGGCGACCACGCTGTTCATCGTCGCCTCCAAGTCGTTCACCACCCCGGAAACGCTGCTCAACGCCCACGCCGCCCGTCGCTGGCTGGTGGCTGCCGCCGGCGACGCGGCGGTGGGGCGGCATTTCGTGGCGATTTCGAGCAACCGCCCGGCGGTGCAGGCGTTCGGCATCAATGCGGCTAACATGTTCGGCTTCTGGGACTGGGTCGGCGGCCGCTACTCGGTGTGGTCGGCGATCGGGCTGCCGGTGATGCTAGCGATCGGGCCGGATCAGTTCCGTCAGTTTCTGGCCGGCGGCGCGGCGATGGACGAACACTTCTTCAGCGCGACGTTCGCGCGCAACATGCCGGTGCTGCTGGCGCTCCTCGGCATCTGGTACAACACCTTCTATGGTGCGCACACCCACGCCATCATGCCCTACGACCACGGCCTGCGCCGCCTGCCGGCGCACATCCAGCAGCTGGACATGGAATCCAACGGCAAGCGCGTCGGCCGTTGCGGCGAGCGGCTGGATTTCGACACCGGGCCGGTAATCTGGGGCGAGGAGGGCGTCAACAGCCAGCATGCCTTCTTCCAGCTCTTGCACCAAGGCACGCGCCTGGTGCCCTGCGACTTCATCCTGCCGCTGAATTCGCACTACCCGCAGGGCGACCAGCATCGAGTGCTGGTTGCCAACTGCCTGGCGCAGACCGAGGCACTGATGCGCGGCAAGAGCGAGGCCGAGGTGCTGCGCGAGATGGCGCACCTGCCGGGCGATGAGCTGGACATGCTGCTGCCGCAGAAGCTGTTTCCCGGCAACCAGCCGTCCAACACCCTGGCGCTGGATCGGCTCACCCCCTATACACTAGGCATGCTGCTGGCGCTGTACGAGCACAAGGTGTTCGTGCAGGGCGTGATCTGGGGGGTCAACTCCTTCGACCAGTGGGGCGTGGAGTATGGCAAACAGTTGGCCGCACAGCTGCTGACGGAGATGGGCGGCAAGGCCTCTGCTCCCCACGACGCCTCCACCAGCGGCCTGATGCGACATTTCCAGGAGCGCTTTCATGGATGA
- a CDS encoding ABC transporter ATP-binding protein, whose amino-acid sequence MAELAIELTGVNKYFGEVHANKNISFAVAKGSIHGIIGENGAGKSTLMSILYGYYQADSGSIRLNGQEVRIRNSHDAIARGIGMVHQHFMLVDTFTVLENIVLGAEQGIALKQSMLAARTHLATLNRDYGLQVDPDAIVGELGVGEQQRVEILKALYRGADVLILDEPTAVLTPQEADDLFRILGLLKAQGKTVLLITHKLREVLDITDAVTVMRAGEIVGNVVTAEVGKEDLADLMVGRKVNLQLDKAPATPGKTVLQVSNLSLTDARGVKLLDDVSFELREGEIVGIAGVSGNGQSELLEILSGMREASAGSVHYNGTELTTLQTREPKAAAYRRLGIAHVPEDRSREGLIKDFSTYENAILGYHDDPAIQRGLLFNRKAIIERCRHFISEFDVRPANAFRRSGLFSGGNQQKVILAREIDSDPQLMLIGQPTRGVDIGAIEFIHKRLMALRNAGKALLLVSVELDEILALSDRIIVMNAGRVSGELPAAQASATELGLLMGGHK is encoded by the coding sequence ATGGCCGAACTCGCTATCGAGCTGACTGGCGTCAACAAGTATTTTGGCGAAGTCCACGCCAACAAGAACATCTCCTTCGCCGTCGCCAAGGGCAGTATCCACGGCATCATCGGCGAAAACGGGGCCGGCAAGTCGACGCTGATGAGCATCCTGTACGGCTACTACCAGGCCGATTCCGGCAGCATCCGCCTGAACGGGCAGGAAGTGCGCATCCGCAACAGCCACGACGCCATCGCCCGCGGCATCGGCATGGTGCACCAGCACTTCATGCTGGTGGACACCTTTACCGTACTGGAAAACATCGTGCTCGGCGCCGAGCAGGGTATCGCGCTGAAGCAGAGCATGCTGGCTGCCCGCACGCACCTGGCCACGCTGAACCGCGATTACGGTCTGCAGGTCGATCCGGACGCCATTGTCGGTGAGCTGGGGGTGGGCGAGCAGCAGCGCGTGGAAATCCTGAAGGCCTTGTACCGCGGTGCCGACGTGCTGATCCTTGACGAGCCGACCGCGGTGCTGACACCACAGGAGGCGGACGACCTGTTCCGCATCCTCGGCCTGCTCAAGGCGCAGGGCAAAACGGTACTGCTGATCACCCACAAGCTGCGCGAGGTGCTGGACATCACCGACGCCGTCACCGTGATGCGCGCCGGCGAGATCGTCGGCAACGTGGTCACCGCCGAAGTGGGCAAGGAAGACCTCGCCGACCTGATGGTTGGCCGCAAGGTCAACCTGCAGCTGGACAAGGCACCAGCCACGCCGGGCAAGACGGTACTGCAGGTGAGCAATCTGTCGCTGACCGACGCGCGCGGCGTCAAGCTGCTGGACGACGTCAGCTTCGAGCTGCGCGAGGGCGAGATCGTCGGCATTGCCGGCGTTTCCGGCAACGGCCAGTCCGAGCTGCTGGAAATCCTGTCCGGCATGCGCGAGGCCAGCGCCGGCTCGGTGCACTACAACGGCACCGAGCTGACCACGCTGCAAACGCGCGAGCCGAAGGCGGCCGCCTATCGTCGCCTCGGCATCGCGCACGTGCCGGAAGACCGTTCGCGCGAAGGGCTGATCAAGGATTTCTCCACCTATGAGAACGCTATCCTCGGCTATCACGACGATCCGGCGATCCAGCGCGGCCTGCTGTTCAACCGCAAGGCGATCATCGAACGCTGCCGCCATTTCATCAGCGAGTTCGACGTGCGCCCGGCCAACGCCTTCCGCCGCAGCGGCCTGTTCTCCGGCGGCAACCAGCAGAAGGTGATCCTGGCGCGCGAGATCGACAGCGATCCGCAGCTGATGCTGATCGGCCAGCCGACACGGGGCGTCGACATCGGCGCCATCGAATTCATACACAAACGACTCATGGCCCTGCGCAACGCCGGCAAGGCGTTGCTGCTGGTCTCGGTGGAGCTGGACGAGATCCTGGCGCTGAGCGACCGCATAATCGTGATGAACGCCGGTCGCGTCAGCGGCGAGCTGCCGGCGGCGCAAGCCAGCGCCACCGAACTGGGCCTGTTGATGGGGGGGCATAAATGA
- a CDS encoding BMP family lipoprotein, protein MTASASWAFVPAVVYDQAGKFDKSFNEAAYTGAERFKKATGIAYREAQIANEAQKEQVLRNLARRNVDLIVAVGFSFTQAVQTVAAEFPKVKFTIVDDVAKGANVQSIVFKEQEGSYLVGMAASMASKSKKVGFIGGMDVPLIRAFGCGYTQGAKAANKKVEVVSNMTGTTPQSFNDPARGGELARSQFDRGVDVVFHAAGGTGMGVLQAAKDKNKLGIGVDSNQNHLFPGFVLTSMLKRVDNAVYDIMMSGKNNSWKPGLVTMGLKEGGVDWAVDANNRKLISKDMEAKITQAKKDIVAGKIKVVDYRAGNSCPVQ, encoded by the coding sequence ATGACGGCATCCGCAAGCTGGGCATTTGTACCGGCCGTGGTTTACGACCAGGCTGGCAAGTTTGACAAGAGCTTCAACGAAGCGGCCTACACCGGCGCCGAACGCTTCAAGAAGGCTACCGGCATCGCCTACCGCGAAGCCCAGATCGCCAACGAAGCTCAAAAAGAGCAGGTGCTGCGCAACCTGGCGCGTCGCAACGTCGACCTGATCGTGGCCGTGGGTTTCTCCTTTACCCAAGCAGTGCAGACCGTTGCCGCCGAGTTCCCAAAAGTGAAGTTCACCATCGTTGACGACGTGGCCAAGGGCGCCAACGTGCAGTCGATCGTGTTCAAGGAACAGGAAGGCTCCTACCTCGTCGGCATGGCGGCCAGCATGGCCTCCAAGTCGAAGAAGGTTGGCTTCATCGGCGGCATGGACGTGCCACTGATCCGTGCCTTCGGTTGCGGCTACACCCAGGGCGCCAAGGCGGCCAACAAGAAGGTGGAAGTGGTCTCCAACATGACCGGCACCACGCCGCAGTCGTTCAACGATCCGGCACGCGGTGGCGAGCTGGCACGCAGCCAGTTTGACCGTGGCGTCGACGTGGTCTTCCACGCGGCCGGCGGTACCGGCATGGGCGTGCTGCAGGCGGCCAAGGACAAGAACAAGCTGGGTATCGGCGTGGACTCCAACCAGAACCACCTGTTCCCGGGCTTCGTGCTGACCTCGATGCTGAAGCGCGTCGACAATGCCGTTTACGACATCATGATGTCCGGCAAGAACAACAGCTGGAAGCCGGGTCTGGTGACCATGGGCCTGAAGGAAGGTGGCGTGGATTGGGCTGTGGACGCCAACAACCGCAAGCTGATCTCCAAGGACATGGAAGCCAAGATCACCCAGGCCAAGAAAGACATCGTGGCCGGCAAGATCAAGGTGGTCGACTACCGTGCTGGCAACAGCTGCCCGGTACAGTAA
- a CDS encoding YheT family hydrolase, protein MSYCPPRWLLGSHLQTIWPALFLKSQPPAYRREVWPTPDGGEIAVDYVDGDAGAPLVVLFHGLEGSSHSHYASALMHAVKARGWRGVVPHFRGCGGQPNLLRRAYHAGDAAEIDWILQRLAVGNALLFVAGVSLGGNMLLRYLGEHGARALPQAAAAISAPLDLAAASTCLDSGFGRHVYTRMFLNTLKPKSLAQLAQHPDLFDAVAVRNSKTFVEFDNLVTAPLHGYRDVQDYWRRASSKPLLKDIVRPTLVLNARNDPFLPVSALPGNGEVSPAVTLEQPEHGGHVGFVSGRFPGHLQWLPQRLLTFFDLHLPGSTGTD, encoded by the coding sequence ATGAGTTATTGCCCGCCACGCTGGCTGCTCGGCAGTCACCTGCAAACCATCTGGCCGGCGCTGTTTCTCAAATCACAACCACCCGCCTATCGCCGCGAGGTCTGGCCGACGCCGGATGGCGGCGAGATCGCCGTCGACTATGTCGATGGTGATGCCGGCGCGCCACTGGTGGTGCTGTTTCACGGTCTGGAAGGCAGTAGTCACAGCCACTACGCCAGCGCACTGATGCACGCGGTCAAGGCGCGCGGCTGGCGTGGTGTGGTGCCGCACTTTCGCGGCTGTGGCGGCCAGCCCAACCTGCTGCGCCGCGCCTACCATGCCGGCGATGCCGCCGAGATCGACTGGATATTGCAGCGACTGGCGGTCGGCAATGCGCTGCTGTTTGTCGCCGGCGTGTCGCTGGGCGGCAACATGCTACTGCGTTACCTCGGCGAGCACGGCGCCCGTGCGCTGCCACAGGCGGCGGCAGCGATCTCGGCGCCGCTGGATCTGGCGGCGGCCAGCACCTGTCTCGATAGTGGCTTCGGGCGCCATGTCTACACCCGCATGTTCCTCAATACGCTGAAGCCGAAATCGCTGGCGCAGCTGGCGCAGCACCCGGACCTGTTCGATGCCGTGGCGGTACGCAACAGCAAGACGTTCGTCGAGTTCGACAATCTGGTCACCGCACCACTGCACGGTTATCGCGACGTGCAGGATTACTGGCGCCGCGCCAGCAGCAAGCCGCTGCTGAAGGATATCGTGCGGCCAACCCTGGTGCTGAATGCGCGCAACGATCCGTTTCTGCCAGTGTCGGCGCTGCCCGGCAATGGCGAAGTCAGCCCGGCGGTGACGCTGGAACAGCCGGAGCATGGTGGCCACGTCGGCTTCGTCAGTGGCCGCTTCCCCGGCCACCTGCAGTGGCTGCCGCAACGGCTGCTGACCTTTTTCGATCTTCACCTGCCGGGCAGTACCGGCACCGACTGA
- a CDS encoding ABC transporter permease, with translation MSQPSNLPRWATLWLMPVLNLFAALLVSGLVITLIGEDPVECLQLMINGAFGYPEGIGYTLFYTTSFIFTGLAVAAAFHAGLFNIGGEGQMYLAGLGVTLICLGLDFLPGWVVIPLALLASMVFGAAWAFIPGYLQAKRGSHIVVTTIMFNFIASALMTWLLVDKLIMPGSQTPATRLFAESAWIPMLHELAANLGVELPQTPLNATFFLALISLVVFYLMVWRSRWGYALRTVGLNEKAARYAGMPVSKVIIVAMCFSGALAGLAAVNELLGSTHRMNLAFTNGIGFVGIAVALMGRNHPFGILLSALLFGALTQGGLDLSFEKPAITHEMIILTQGLIILFCGALENLFQTPLALAFKQMMKR, from the coding sequence ATGAGCCAGCCAAGTAACCTGCCGCGCTGGGCCACCTTGTGGCTGATGCCGGTACTCAACCTGTTTGCGGCACTGTTGGTGTCCGGGCTGGTGATTACGCTGATCGGCGAAGACCCGGTCGAGTGTCTGCAACTGATGATCAACGGCGCCTTCGGCTATCCGGAAGGCATCGGCTACACGCTGTTCTACACCACCAGCTTCATCTTTACCGGTCTGGCGGTGGCGGCGGCGTTCCACGCCGGCCTGTTCAACATCGGCGGCGAGGGGCAGATGTATCTCGCCGGCCTCGGCGTGACGCTGATCTGCCTGGGGCTGGATTTCCTGCCCGGCTGGGTGGTGATCCCGCTGGCGCTGCTGGCGTCGATGGTGTTCGGCGCGGCGTGGGCGTTCATTCCCGGCTACCTGCAGGCCAAGCGTGGCAGCCACATCGTGGTCACCACCATCATGTTCAACTTCATCGCCAGTGCGCTGATGACCTGGCTGCTGGTCGACAAGCTGATCATGCCCGGTTCGCAGACGCCGGCGACACGGCTGTTCGCCGAATCGGCGTGGATTCCGATGCTGCACGAGCTTGCGGCCAACCTTGGCGTCGAATTGCCGCAGACACCGCTGAACGCGACCTTCTTCCTGGCGCTGATTTCGCTGGTGGTGTTCTACCTGATGGTGTGGCGCAGCCGCTGGGGCTATGCGCTGCGCACCGTCGGCCTCAACGAGAAGGCGGCGCGCTATGCCGGCATGCCGGTGTCCAAGGTGATCATCGTGGCGATGTGCTTCTCCGGCGCGCTGGCTGGCCTCGCAGCGGTCAACGAGCTGCTCGGCTCCACCCACCGCATGAACCTGGCGTTCACCAACGGCATCGGTTTTGTCGGCATCGCGGTGGCGCTGATGGGGCGCAACCACCCGTTCGGTATCCTGCTGTCGGCGCTGCTGTTCGGTGCGCTGACCCAGGGCGGCCTGGACCTGTCCTTCGAGAAGCCGGCAATCACCCACGAGATGATTATCCTGACCCAGGGCCTGATCATCCTGTTCTGCGGTGCGCTGGAAAACCTGTTCCAGACCCCGCTGGCGCTGGCGTTCAAACAGATGATGAAACGATAA
- the trpC gene encoding indole-3-glycerol phosphate synthase TrpC, whose amino-acid sequence MSDILNKICATKFEEVAARSAQQSLASVRAAAEAKRGDHRDFVAAIRSKHQQQLAAVIAEVKKASPSKGIIRADFDPAAIASSYEAAGAACLSVLTDAPYFQGHEDYLIAARAACNLPVLRKDFMVDPYQIYEARAIGADCILLIAAALSLSQMQDFEALAHELGMAVLVEVHDAAELEAALQLRTPLVGVNNRNLRTFEVNLDTTLQLLPMIGNDRIAVTESGIVTRDDVQRMRDHEVHTFLVGEAFMRESDPGTALQQLFA is encoded by the coding sequence ATGTCCGACATTCTCAACAAAATCTGCGCCACCAAATTCGAGGAAGTGGCCGCCCGCTCGGCGCAGCAGTCGCTGGCCAGTGTGCGAGCCGCAGCCGAGGCCAAGCGCGGCGACCACCGCGACTTCGTGGCCGCCATCCGCAGCAAGCATCAGCAGCAGCTGGCGGCGGTGATTGCCGAGGTGAAAAAGGCCAGCCCCAGCAAGGGAATCATCCGCGCCGATTTCGACCCTGCCGCGATCGCCAGCAGCTACGAAGCGGCCGGTGCCGCCTGCCTGTCAGTGCTGACCGACGCACCCTACTTCCAGGGGCACGAGGACTACCTGATCGCCGCCCGCGCCGCCTGCAACCTGCCGGTGTTGCGCAAGGATTTCATGGTCGATCCGTATCAGATTTACGAAGCGCGCGCCATCGGCGCCGACTGCATCCTGCTGATCGCGGCGGCGCTGAGCCTGTCGCAGATGCAGGATTTCGAGGCGCTGGCCCACGAACTGGGCATGGCGGTGCTGGTGGAGGTGCACGACGCGGCAGAGCTGGAAGCGGCGCTGCAACTGCGCACGCCGTTGGTCGGCGTCAACAACCGCAATCTGCGCACCTTCGAGGTCAATCTCGACACCACGCTGCAATTGCTGCCGATGATCGGCAATGACCGCATCGCCGTCACCGAAAGCGGCATCGTCACCCGTGACGACGTGCAGCGCATGCGCGATCACGAGGTGCACACCTTCCTGGTTGGCGAGGCCTTCATGCGCGAAAGTGACCCGGGCACCGCCCTGCAGCAGCTGTTTGCCTGA
- a CDS encoding CinA family protein: MDELQLAARLGELLLARDEKVTTAESCTGGGIAQAITATAGSSGWFDMAIVSYSNDAKQRLLGVPPQLLLQHGAVSEPVVAAMASGALRLADCHWALAVSGIAGPDGGSADKPVGTVCFALAGLALPQPLTYTQHFTGDRAAIRQQSVCSALSTLCAQLAL, translated from the coding sequence ATGGATGAATTACAGCTGGCGGCCCGGCTTGGCGAGCTGTTGCTGGCGCGCGACGAAAAGGTGACCACCGCCGAGTCCTGCACCGGCGGCGGCATCGCGCAGGCAATTACCGCTACCGCCGGCAGTTCCGGCTGGTTCGACATGGCCATCGTCAGCTACAGCAATGACGCCAAGCAGCGCCTGCTGGGGGTGCCGCCGCAGCTGTTGCTGCAGCACGGCGCGGTCAGCGAGCCGGTGGTGGCGGCGATGGCCAGCGGTGCGTTGCGGCTGGCCGATTGCCACTGGGCGCTGGCGGTCAGCGGCATCGCCGGCCCCGACGGCGGCAGCGCCGACAAACCGGTCGGTACCGTCTGTTTTGCGCTGGCCGGGCTGGCGCTGCCGCAGCCGCTGACATACACGCAACACTTTACCGGCGATCGCGCCGCCATCCGCCAACAGTCGGTGTGCAGCGCGCTGTCTACACTTTGCGCGCAATTGGCGTTGTGA
- a CDS encoding ABC transporter permease: MDSFFSVLDATIRVATPLVLAALAGLFSERSGIVDLALEGKMLAAAFAAACVAYMMQSPWAGLAAGMAAGVMVALLHGIVSIGYNGNQLISGVALNMMVSGLTPVLALAWFQQGGRTPTLDDAARFRSVELPFADAIAASAPLKALFGHNILVYLAVLVIVVVSWVVYKSRFGLRLRAVGENPHAADAAGINVKLVRYLAQSISGALCGVAGAYLVLAQTGAFIQDMTAGKGYLALAALIFGKWRPWAAVSGCLLFAFTDAIQIRLQGSALPLIGNIPDAFIQAIPYVLTVVLLAGFMGKAVAPKAIGVPFVKSR; the protein is encoded by the coding sequence ATGGACAGCTTTTTCAGTGTGCTGGACGCCACCATCCGCGTCGCCACCCCGCTGGTGCTGGCGGCGCTGGCCGGCCTGTTTTCCGAGCGCTCCGGCATTGTCGATCTGGCGCTGGAAGGCAAGATGCTGGCCGCCGCGTTTGCCGCCGCCTGCGTCGCCTACATGATGCAGTCGCCGTGGGCCGGCCTCGCCGCCGGCATGGCCGCCGGGGTGATGGTGGCCTTGCTGCACGGCATCGTGTCGATCGGCTACAACGGCAACCAGCTGATTTCCGGCGTTGCGCTCAACATGATGGTGTCCGGCCTGACGCCGGTGCTGGCGCTGGCCTGGTTCCAGCAGGGCGGCCGCACGCCGACGCTGGACGACGCGGCGCGCTTTCGCAGCGTCGAGCTGCCGTTTGCCGACGCCATTGCCGCCTCGGCGCCATTGAAGGCGCTGTTCGGCCACAACATCCTGGTGTATCTGGCGGTGCTGGTGATCGTGGTGGTGAGCTGGGTGGTGTACAAGAGCCGTTTCGGCCTGCGCCTGCGCGCGGTGGGCGAAAACCCGCACGCCGCCGACGCCGCCGGCATCAACGTCAAGCTGGTGCGCTATCTGGCGCAGAGCATCAGCGGCGCCCTGTGCGGCGTGGCCGGTGCCTATCTGGTGCTGGCGCAGACCGGTGCCTTCATCCAGGACATGACCGCCGGCAAGGGCTACCTCGCGCTGGCGGCGCTGATCTTCGGCAAGTGGCGGCCGTGGGCGGCGGTGTCCGGCTGCCTGCTGTTCGCCTTTACCGACGCGATCCAGATCCGGCTGCAAGGCTCGGCGCTGCCGCTGATCGGCAACATTCCGGATGCCTTCATCCAGGCGATTCCGTACGTGTTGACGGTGGTGCTGCTGGCTGGCTTCATGGGCAAGGCGGTGGCGCCGAAGGCGATCGGCGTGCCGTTCGTGAAGTCGCGCTGA
- a CDS encoding DNA-binding protein → MARSGIYKSEVLRARDNLLAQGRNPSIDAIRSELGNTGSKTTIHRYLKELEEEEGTGGGAKVAVSEAIQELIGRLAARLHEEADERIAAMAAESAAQLAQCREQLAQTTAQAEVCQQQLQQVSQTLAVEQQAHAATRLALQAAQLRDGQQQQQIIGLQERLAENQAHRVSLEEKHQHAREALEHYRQSAKEQRDQEQRRHEQQVQQLQAELRTLGQTLIVKQDELTRLYQDSARTGAELLAASRALRQQEQESARQAQTMAGLQARIVEQERLLAVLNERLEQAISSREEVWQLLQQASTAPAATAGEGPTTATKADGGIGAGTDEATTPPA, encoded by the coding sequence ATGGCCAGAAGCGGCATCTACAAATCGGAAGTCCTGCGTGCCAGGGATAATCTGCTGGCGCAGGGGCGCAATCCGTCGATTGACGCCATCCGCTCCGAACTCGGCAACACCGGCTCCAAGACCACCATTCATCGCTACCTGAAAGAGCTGGAAGAGGAAGAGGGCACCGGCGGCGGCGCAAAGGTCGCCGTCAGCGAGGCCATCCAGGAGCTGATCGGTCGGCTGGCCGCCCGCCTGCACGAAGAGGCCGACGAGCGCATTGCCGCGATGGCGGCGGAGTCGGCCGCACAGCTGGCGCAGTGTCGCGAGCAACTGGCGCAGACCACCGCGCAAGCCGAGGTTTGCCAGCAGCAGCTGCAGCAGGTGAGCCAGACGCTGGCGGTCGAGCAGCAGGCGCACGCCGCCACCCGCCTGGCGCTGCAGGCGGCGCAGCTACGCGACGGTCAGCAACAACAGCAGATCATCGGCCTGCAAGAACGGCTGGCAGAAAACCAGGCGCACCGCGTGTCTCTGGAGGAAAAGCATCAACATGCACGCGAAGCGCTGGAGCACTACCGTCAATCGGCGAAGGAGCAGCGTGATCAGGAACAACGCCGCCACGAGCAGCAGGTGCAGCAACTGCAGGCCGAGCTGCGCACCCTCGGCCAGACCTTGATCGTCAAGCAGGACGAGCTGACTCGGCTGTATCAGGACAGCGCCCGCACCGGCGCCGAGCTGCTGGCCGCCAGTCGTGCCCTGCGACAGCAGGAGCAGGAGAGCGCGCGACAGGCACAGACCATGGCGGGGCTACAGGCAAGGATCGTGGAGCAGGAACGCTTGCTGGCGGTGCTGAACGAACGCCTTGAGCAGGCGATCAGCAGCCGCGAGGAGGTGTGGCAGCTATTGCAGCAAGCCAGTACGGCGCCAGCAGCCACGGCGGGCGAGGGACCGACTACTGCGACGAAGGCCGATGGCGGGATAGGGGCCGGCACGGACGAAGCCACCACGCCTCCGGCTTAG